The Nocardia arthritidis genome has a window encoding:
- a CDS encoding response regulator transcription factor: MRLAVVEDDDGVGDALVEALNARGYQAERKRRGADLLTAHRGYDAVILDLGLPDGDGLQVLRQLREVSSVPVLILTARSDERSIVRGLRGGADDYLVKPPRIAELMARLETVMRRAAVAAQPARSEVITGDVRVDLAARIVEVGGEPIALTQKEFELVEALVERPGAAVSRQQLMDRIWGDAFVAVSRTLDVHMTGLRAKLRRPGLITTIRGYGYRWGQ, encoded by the coding sequence GTGCGGCTTGCGGTGGTCGAAGATGACGACGGTGTTGGCGATGCGCTGGTAGAGGCGCTGAATGCCCGTGGTTATCAGGCCGAGCGCAAGCGCCGCGGCGCCGACCTGCTCACCGCGCACCGCGGTTATGACGCGGTGATCCTGGATCTCGGTCTGCCCGACGGCGACGGGCTGCAGGTGCTGCGGCAGCTGCGCGAGGTCAGTTCGGTGCCGGTGCTGATCCTCACCGCGCGCAGTGACGAGCGGTCCATCGTGCGTGGCCTGCGCGGCGGGGCCGACGACTATCTGGTGAAGCCGCCGCGCATCGCCGAGCTGATGGCCCGGTTGGAGACCGTGATGCGGCGCGCGGCGGTCGCGGCGCAGCCGGCGCGGTCCGAGGTGATCACCGGGGATGTGCGAGTCGACCTCGCGGCCCGGATCGTCGAGGTGGGCGGTGAGCCGATTGCCTTGACCCAGAAGGAATTCGAGTTGGTCGAGGCTTTGGTCGAACGGCCGGGCGCCGCGGTGAGCAGGCAGCAGTTGATGGATCGAATATGGGGGGATGCGTTCGTCGCGGTCTCGCGGACCTTGGATGTGCACATGACCGGCTTGCGCGCGAAGCTGCGCAGGCCGGGATTGATCACCACCATTCGCGGTTACGGATATCGGTGGGGGCAGTGA
- a CDS encoding sensor histidine kinase, giving the protein MRRRLLIALTVFAAIAVLAFAVPLSLTVATSRTQELVLGRSGDADRFATLADAGEAAGDVRMLSDEVGRYHDLYGENVLIVNATGEVSVNAGADIDDPDVAAAVSAARRNQRPQAADRLTPWSSPTMLIARPVGTGLQVNGAVVIEASTARARADIAEDWAVIALGAAAAMAFFTLLALTLSRWVLRPLAALSHAVAELTATLPKPRPDAPVPVSIARRHGGPPEMRKVAESFDVMALAVADSVDAQRQLVADTAHAMRNPLAALTIRLDSLECDIPERARATFRGASAEVDRLTALLDGLLNLAVAETPAAFDVAHNGAEADNHCDAVQVVADRIDAWHSAYESAGQKLTSATVMAHADVAVSADVLAQILDVPLSNSSRYAGPGAHVVVTVVTDLVWVTIMVRDNGSGVPDGEIDKLTTRFFRGSTAPAGGSGLGLPIAAALTQARGGTLTVEAGQPQGLSVVIRLPAVVPE; this is encoded by the coding sequence ATGCGGCGGCGCCTGCTCATAGCCTTGACGGTATTCGCGGCCATCGCGGTGCTCGCCTTCGCGGTACCGCTGTCGTTGACCGTCGCCACCAGCCGGACGCAGGAACTGGTGCTCGGCCGCTCCGGTGACGCCGATCGTTTCGCCACCCTCGCCGATGCGGGCGAGGCGGCGGGCGATGTGCGCATGCTCAGCGATGAGGTCGGCAGATATCACGACCTCTACGGTGAGAACGTGCTGATCGTCAACGCCACGGGCGAGGTGAGCGTGAACGCGGGCGCCGATATCGACGATCCCGACGTCGCGGCAGCCGTGTCAGCCGCCCGGCGTAACCAGCGCCCGCAGGCCGCCGACCGGCTCACCCCGTGGAGCAGTCCCACCATGCTGATCGCCCGGCCGGTCGGCACCGGTCTGCAGGTCAACGGCGCGGTGGTGATCGAGGCATCCACCGCGCGGGCCCGCGCCGATATCGCCGAGGACTGGGCGGTGATCGCGCTCGGCGCCGCCGCCGCGATGGCCTTCTTCACATTGCTGGCGCTCACCCTGAGCCGCTGGGTGCTGCGGCCGCTGGCGGCGCTTTCGCACGCGGTCGCGGAATTGACCGCGACGCTGCCGAAGCCACGTCCGGACGCGCCCGTGCCGGTCTCCATCGCGCGCAGGCACGGCGGCCCGCCGGAGATGCGCAAGGTGGCCGAATCCTTCGACGTGATGGCGCTTGCCGTCGCCGATTCGGTGGACGCGCAGCGGCAACTGGTCGCCGACACCGCACATGCTATGCGAAACCCGCTGGCCGCCTTGACTATTCGACTCGATTCGCTGGAGTGCGATATTCCGGAGCGCGCGCGTGCCACCTTCCGCGGCGCCAGCGCCGAGGTGGATCGGCTCACCGCGCTGCTGGACGGGCTGCTCAACCTCGCCGTCGCGGAGACGCCCGCCGCATTCGACGTGGCGCACAACGGCGCGGAGGCCGATAATCATTGCGACGCGGTCCAAGTCGTCGCAGACCGGATCGATGCCTGGCATTCCGCATACGAGAGCGCCGGGCAGAAGCTGACCTCGGCGACCGTGATGGCACACGCCGACGTCGCGGTCTCCGCCGATGTGCTCGCGCAGATTCTCGATGTGCCGCTGAGCAATTCGAGCCGCTACGCCGGACCGGGCGCCCACGTCGTCGTCACCGTCGTCACCGATCTGGTGTGGGTGACGATCATGGTGCGCGACAACGGGTCCGGCGTCCCCGACGGTGAGATCGACAAGTTGACAACCCGTTTCTTCCGTGGCTCCACCGCGCCTGCGGGCGGTTCCGGGCTCGGCCTGCCCATCGCCGCCGCCCTCACCCAGGCCCGCGGCGGCACCTTGACGGTGGAAGCCGGGCAGCCGCAGGGACTTTCGGTGGTCATCCGGCTACCGGCGGTGGTACCGGAATGA
- a CDS encoding TAXI family TRAP transporter solute-binding subunit, which produces MNRRRFLAAAGLAALGLAGCGPDGGAGRVRLASGEVGGFYEAFARKMAAAAAADGTIHIDVVTTAGSQDNLTMLAGGRVDAALTLADSVGRSDEQVLALGRVYENYLQMAVRKDSPIHAVADLRGLRLNWGAEGSGAALTGTRILRAAGLDPDSDVEIVHRPLRDSVSSVLSGEADALLWAGGVPTTLLEVPAHLRLIDLGDLAAPMRELFGPVYDRVDIPATAYPGAPAVRTIGVTNLLLASAAMADSTAAALVELLVYKADSLVPAEAAGTQFLDGRSLINTGTIPLHPGAASVYRRWHG; this is translated from the coding sequence ATGAACCGGCGGCGATTTCTCGCGGCGGCGGGACTCGCCGCGCTCGGGCTGGCCGGATGCGGGCCCGACGGGGGAGCGGGGCGAGTGCGGCTGGCCTCGGGCGAGGTCGGCGGCTTCTACGAGGCGTTCGCCCGGAAGATGGCCGCGGCGGCGGCCGCCGACGGCACCATCCACATCGATGTGGTGACCACCGCCGGATCGCAGGACAATCTGACGATGCTCGCCGGCGGCCGGGTGGATGCCGCACTGACACTTGCCGATTCGGTCGGCCGCTCCGATGAGCAGGTGCTCGCGCTCGGCCGCGTATACGAGAACTACCTGCAGATGGCGGTGCGCAAGGACAGTCCGATCCACGCCGTCGCCGATCTGCGCGGCCTGCGGTTGAACTGGGGCGCCGAGGGCTCCGGCGCCGCGCTCACCGGGACCAGGATCCTGCGTGCCGCGGGTCTCGACCCGGACAGCGATGTGGAGATAGTCCATCGCCCGCTGCGCGATTCGGTGTCGAGCGTGCTGAGCGGCGAGGCCGACGCGCTGCTGTGGGCGGGCGGCGTACCGACAACGCTGCTGGAAGTGCCTGCCCACCTGCGCCTCATCGATCTCGGCGACCTGGCCGCGCCGATGCGGGAACTCTTCGGACCCGTATACGACCGCGTCGACATCCCCGCGACCGCGTACCCGGGCGCACCCGCCGTGCGCACGATAGGCGTGACGAACCTGCTGCTCGCCTCGGCGGCGATGGCCGACAGCACGGCCGCCGCTCTGGTGGAACTGCTTGTGTACAAGGCGGATTCGCTGGTTCCGGCGGAGGCCGCGGGCACCCAGTTCCTGGACGGGCGCTCGCTGATCAACACCGGAACCATTCCGCTGCACCCCGGCGCGGCCTCGGTCTACCGGCGCTGGCACGGCTGA
- a CDS encoding FAD-dependent monooxygenase: MGEQNIVIAGAGIGGLTAALSLHAKGIEATVIESARTIAPLGVGINVQSEAVAVLTELGLGDRLAATGVATAEYIYCDRHGNRILTESRGRAAGNAAPQYSIHRGELQLLLLDAVRERLGADAVRTGIQLTDLRQDGQSVRITTLDRNSGGHETEMADLLIGADGLHSAVRARLHPDRMRLHWSGLRMWRGMAEADSFLTGQSMVIVNGGPTRLVAYPISSRTAPGRSLVNWVALVTVSEPGWLDDDAGFNRAASADDALPHVADFALGWLDVPGLVAASTDILEYPMVDRDPLPWWGRGRVTLLGDAAHPMYPVGALGGTQAILDASVLADELAVGDDPADALMRYENRRREPTSTIVLANRQYDLQERTGADAVRIIDDYQKTIATASRP, from the coding sequence ATGGGAGAGCAGAACATCGTCATCGCCGGTGCCGGAATCGGCGGGTTGACCGCGGCACTCAGCCTGCACGCCAAGGGAATCGAGGCCACCGTCATCGAAAGCGCGCGCACCATCGCGCCGCTCGGCGTCGGCATCAACGTGCAATCGGAGGCGGTGGCGGTGCTGACCGAACTCGGCCTCGGCGACCGGTTGGCCGCGACCGGCGTGGCGACCGCCGAGTACATCTACTGCGACCGGCACGGCAACCGGATCCTGACCGAATCCCGCGGCCGCGCGGCGGGGAATGCGGCGCCGCAATATTCGATCCACCGCGGTGAACTACAGCTGCTGCTGCTCGACGCGGTGCGCGAACGCCTCGGCGCCGACGCCGTGCGGACGGGTATCCAGCTGACGGATCTGCGTCAGGATGGACAATCGGTGCGGATAACCACCCTCGACCGGAACAGCGGCGGCCACGAAACCGAGATGGCGGACCTGCTGATCGGTGCGGACGGACTGCATTCGGCGGTGCGCGCCCGGCTGCATCCGGACCGGATGCGGTTGCACTGGTCGGGCCTGCGGATGTGGCGCGGCATGGCGGAAGCCGATTCGTTCCTGACCGGGCAATCCATGGTGATCGTCAACGGTGGCCCGACCCGCCTGGTGGCCTATCCGATCTCGAGCCGTACCGCTCCTGGCCGTTCCCTGGTGAATTGGGTTGCGCTGGTAACGGTTTCGGAACCGGGCTGGCTGGACGACGATGCGGGCTTCAACCGCGCCGCCAGCGCCGACGACGCGCTGCCCCACGTCGCCGATTTCGCCCTGGGCTGGCTGGATGTGCCGGGACTCGTCGCGGCGAGCACCGACATTCTGGAATACCCGATGGTCGACCGCGACCCGCTGCCCTGGTGGGGGCGCGGCCGCGTGACGCTGCTCGGTGATGCCGCACATCCGATGTACCCCGTTGGCGCACTCGGCGGCACCCAGGCCATCCTCGACGCGAGCGTGCTCGCCGACGAGCTCGCCGTGGGCGACGATCCGGCCGATGCCCTGATGCGCTACGAAAACCGCCGCCGCGAACCGACTTCCACGATCGTCCTCGCCAACCGGCAGTACGACCTACAGGAGCGAACGGGCGCCGACGCGGTCCGAATCATCGACGACTACCAGAAAACCATTGCCACCGCGTCCAGGCCCTGA
- a CDS encoding LysR family transcriptional regulator has product MELRRLEYFVAVVEEANFTRAADRVHVAQSGLSAQIRKLEGDLGAVLLDRSARDVVPTEAGRAVLPYARAALQAYSDARQAVAELTGLVRGHLRLGVTASVSAFDLPQLLADFHRTHPGVEITLSENGPELALELLRSGRLDLTLVGLGPALPDGVVVEILADEPVVAVAAAAEPEGAATLATLAERDLICLPPGGGLRAEFDSACARAGFAPRVVFEAGDPHMLARLAGCGLGVAILPLSVARRHPDVRATPIQGLSLRARIGLAHRGEPTVSPAARAFLRHIRNALQSANSGDA; this is encoded by the coding sequence ATGGAGTTACGCCGCTTGGAATACTTCGTCGCCGTCGTGGAGGAGGCGAACTTCACCAGAGCCGCGGACCGGGTGCATGTGGCCCAATCGGGTCTGAGCGCCCAAATCCGCAAGCTGGAGGGCGATCTCGGGGCCGTGCTGCTGGACCGTTCCGCGCGGGACGTCGTCCCGACCGAGGCGGGCCGGGCCGTGCTGCCGTACGCGCGGGCGGCGCTGCAGGCTTATTCCGATGCGCGGCAAGCGGTCGCGGAGCTGACCGGGCTGGTGCGCGGCCATCTGCGGCTCGGGGTGACCGCATCGGTATCGGCATTCGACCTGCCCCAACTGCTCGCCGATTTCCACCGCACGCATCCGGGGGTGGAGATCACGCTGTCCGAGAACGGTCCCGAACTGGCGCTGGAGCTATTGCGTTCGGGCAGACTCGATCTCACGCTCGTCGGGCTGGGTCCGGCGCTGCCCGACGGCGTCGTCGTCGAGATCCTCGCCGACGAGCCGGTGGTCGCGGTGGCGGCAGCGGCCGAGCCGGAGGGCGCGGCCACGCTGGCGACACTGGCCGAACGCGATCTGATCTGCCTGCCGCCCGGCGGCGGCCTGCGCGCCGAATTCGATTCCGCCTGTGCGCGTGCGGGTTTCGCGCCCAGGGTGGTGTTCGAGGCGGGTGACCCGCATATGCTGGCCCGGCTGGCCGGGTGCGGCCTCGGCGTCGCGATCCTGCCGCTGTCCGTGGCGCGGCGGCATCCGGACGTTCGCGCGACGCCGATCCAAGGACTCAGCCTGCGTGCGCGCATCGGCCTGGCGCACCGCGGTGAGCCGACGGTCAGTCCCGCGGCCAGAGCGTTTCTGCGTCATATTCGGAATGCGTTGCAGAGCGCGAACTCCGGCGATGCTTAG
- a CDS encoding NAD-dependent epimerase/dehydratase family protein — translation MRVLVTGAAGFLGSAVRPALAAAGHEVVAADLLDGTSTEPPEGISRVDLRDAAALEPLLRGVDVVCHLAAITDATGPAGFAAHNDLGTAVLLGAMERARVRHLVLASSIVVYGEGRYRDRGGATYFPGLRRRADLDRGLYDHRAPRTGEILTWEPVTEDAPQRPRGWYGSSKAAQENYSFAWGLATGGGVTALRFHAIYGPGARGGWAARYRDELDAGRPPRVPEDGGQVRDFVHRRDAVKALVAAVDRRLPGFVPLNIGSGQPITLWEVASIMAKARGGPTPVVTGRYQLADVRHIVASVEKAKRALGFAPSAGTVEIFTEYGAASRASDSE, via the coding sequence ATGCGCGTGCTGGTGACCGGGGCCGCCGGATTCCTCGGTTCGGCGGTGCGCCCGGCGCTGGCCGCCGCCGGGCACGAGGTCGTCGCCGCCGACCTGCTCGATGGGACGAGTACCGAACCGCCGGAAGGCATTTCGCGAGTAGATCTGCGTGATGCCGCGGCGCTGGAGCCGCTGCTGCGCGGCGTCGACGTGGTCTGCCACCTGGCCGCGATAACCGATGCCACCGGCCCGGCCGGATTCGCGGCGCACAACGACCTCGGCACCGCCGTCCTGCTCGGCGCGATGGAGCGGGCGCGGGTGCGGCACCTGGTGCTCGCATCGTCCATCGTCGTCTACGGCGAGGGGCGCTACCGGGACCGCGGCGGCGCGACGTACTTCCCCGGACTGCGCCGCCGCGCCGATCTCGACCGCGGCCTCTACGATCACCGCGCACCGCGTACCGGCGAAATACTCACCTGGGAACCGGTCACCGAGGACGCACCGCAGCGGCCGCGCGGCTGGTACGGATCCAGTAAGGCCGCGCAGGAAAACTATTCGTTCGCTTGGGGTTTGGCGACCGGCGGCGGGGTGACGGCGCTGCGTTTCCACGCCATCTACGGGCCCGGCGCCCGCGGCGGCTGGGCGGCCCGATACCGCGACGAACTCGACGCCGGACGACCACCGCGGGTGCCGGAGGACGGTGGACAGGTGCGCGACTTCGTCCATCGCCGCGATGCCGTCAAGGCGCTGGTCGCCGCGGTGGACCGGCGTTTACCCGGCTTCGTTCCGCTGAATATCGGCTCGGGGCAACCGATCACGCTGTGGGAGGTCGCATCGATCATGGCCAAGGCGCGGGGCGGGCCGACGCCGGTGGTCACCGGGCGGTACCAGCTGGCCGATGTGCGGCATATCGTTGCCTCGGTCGAAAAGGCGAAGCGGGCGCTGGGTTTCGCGCCGAGCGCGGGTACGGTCGAAATTTTCACGGAATACGGTGCGGCGTCGAGGGCTTCCGACTCGGAGTGA
- a CDS encoding S-methyl-5'-thioadenosine phosphorylase, giving the protein MSSLSRPALAVIGGSGFYDFFDNDATEVEVDTPYGAPSAPIAVGKVAGRPVAFLPRHGKQHEFAPHTLPYRANMWALRSLGVRRIFAPCAVGSLRADWGPGTVAVPDQLVDRTSGRPQSYFDGGGVHVSFADPYCDELRAAAIKSATDALPMKTQGTMVVVQGPRFSTRAESRWFAGQGWELVNMTGHPEAVLARELEMCYAAVALITDLDAGLEEGDGVHALDVFAEFKKNMVPFKELIRRAVSGVAGTDTCDRCRVHTGVSLPFELP; this is encoded by the coding sequence ATGAGTTCGCTTTCCCGGCCCGCCCTCGCAGTCATCGGCGGCAGCGGTTTCTACGATTTCTTCGACAACGACGCGACCGAGGTCGAGGTCGACACCCCCTACGGCGCGCCGAGCGCGCCGATCGCGGTCGGGAAGGTGGCAGGCCGTCCCGTCGCCTTCCTGCCGCGGCACGGCAAACAGCACGAATTCGCCCCGCACACCCTGCCGTACCGGGCCAATATGTGGGCGTTGCGCTCGCTGGGTGTGCGCCGGATCTTCGCGCCGTGCGCGGTCGGCAGCCTGCGCGCCGACTGGGGTCCCGGCACGGTCGCGGTGCCCGACCAGCTGGTCGATCGCACCTCGGGCCGCCCGCAGAGCTACTTCGACGGCGGCGGTGTCCACGTCTCCTTCGCCGACCCCTACTGCGATGAATTGCGCGCCGCCGCAATCAAATCCGCCACCGATGCGCTGCCCATGAAGACCCAGGGCACCATGGTGGTCGTGCAGGGCCCGCGCTTTTCCACCCGCGCCGAGAGCCGCTGGTTCGCCGGGCAGGGCTGGGAACTGGTCAACATGACAGGCCATCCGGAGGCGGTACTCGCTCGTGAACTCGAAATGTGCTACGCCGCAGTGGCTTTGATCACCGACCTGGATGCGGGCCTGGAGGAGGGCGACGGTGTGCACGCACTCGACGTCTTCGCCGAATTCAAGAAGAATATGGTGCCGTTCAAGGAATTGATCCGCCGCGCGGTATCCGGGGTCGCCGGCACCGACACCTGCGATCGCTGCCGTGTCCACACCGGAGTGTCGCTGCCGTTCGAACTACCCTGA
- a CDS encoding metal-sensitive transcriptional regulator — protein MTTPTQDHGAHDHSTHGYITAKDDYLKRLRRIEGQARGLQRMVEEEKYCIDILTQVSAMTKALQAVAMGLLEDHISHCVVDAAVAGGPEAEAKIKEATDAIARLVRS, from the coding sequence GTGACAACACCCACCCAGGACCACGGCGCACACGACCACTCCACGCACGGCTACATCACCGCCAAAGACGACTACCTCAAGCGGCTGCGCCGGATCGAGGGCCAGGCCCGCGGCCTGCAGCGGATGGTCGAGGAGGAGAAGTACTGCATCGATATCCTGACGCAGGTCTCCGCCATGACCAAGGCGCTCCAGGCGGTCGCGATGGGTCTGCTCGAGGACCACATCAGCCACTGTGTCGTCGACGCGGCCGTCGCCGGTGGCCCCGAGGCCGAAGCCAAGATCAAAGAGGCCACCGACGCCATCGCCAGGCTGGTGCGTTCGTAG
- a CDS encoding GAF domain-containing protein — protein MLTGSWLLIETLGRAGTWSMIAAGTAPRAWKSIQRAVPSRLQPVIGAVYGSGAPIDQQLPQSRHAWSGRRLLAVPVLGRDTRVHAVKLWVGDGEPPAQVGAAPFTIDARTRRVDTLPAGLGPHFATEPISWLGAQSYETIERFDGALEFTATLARSSPDSRWLGVATVRSLAGPRSILLAARNGGTDATRTQWFGVAADVTESVAPQSKSFEAGTLDMLRERQPNLYLAIVDTAQVRLIRWVSEPVPGLRWSGADERTIPHPADRARILAAREEIRSGAQLATLTDIRLAAENGSWITADLEITPLPGGTPDAEVPEFALVQMEIRSSSPPATRIR, from the coding sequence ATGCTCACCGGGAGTTGGCTGTTGATCGAGACGCTCGGTCGCGCCGGCACCTGGTCGATGATCGCCGCGGGGACGGCGCCGCGGGCCTGGAAGTCCATTCAACGGGCGGTTCCGTCCCGGCTGCAGCCGGTGATCGGCGCGGTGTACGGATCCGGTGCGCCGATCGATCAGCAGCTGCCGCAGTCGCGGCACGCCTGGTCGGGACGGCGGCTGCTTGCGGTGCCGGTGCTCGGCCGGGATACCCGGGTGCACGCGGTCAAGTTGTGGGTGGGCGACGGTGAGCCGCCCGCGCAGGTGGGTGCGGCGCCGTTCACCATCGACGCGCGCACCCGCCGGGTGGACACCCTGCCCGCCGGGCTCGGGCCGCATTTCGCTACCGAGCCGATCAGCTGGCTGGGCGCACAGTCCTACGAGACGATCGAAAGATTCGACGGCGCACTGGAATTCACCGCGACACTGGCCCGCTCCAGCCCCGATTCACGCTGGCTCGGCGTCGCGACCGTGCGGTCGCTGGCCGGTCCGCGCTCGATTCTGCTCGCCGCGCGCAACGGCGGTACGGACGCCACCAGGACGCAATGGTTCGGTGTCGCCGCCGATGTGACCGAAAGCGTTGCGCCACAATCGAAGTCATTCGAGGCGGGCACGCTGGACATGTTGCGGGAACGGCAGCCGAATCTGTACCTCGCCATCGTCGATACCGCCCAGGTGCGTCTCATTCGCTGGGTCAGCGAACCGGTGCCGGGACTGCGCTGGTCCGGCGCCGACGAGCGCACCATCCCGCATCCGGCCGATCGCGCCCGAATTCTGGCCGCGCGCGAGGAGATTCGGTCCGGAGCCCAGCTCGCGACGCTCACCGATATCCGGCTGGCCGCCGAAAACGGTTCCTGGATAACGGCGGATCTGGAGATCACCCCGCTGCCCGGCGGCACCCCGGATGCGGAGGTTCCCGAATTCGCACTGGTGCAAATGGAGATCAGAAGTTCTTCGCCACCCGCAACGCGCATTCGCTGA
- a CDS encoding NADPH-dependent FMN reductase: MDTPLRLEVIVASVRPERFAPVVAEWFLRTVRQRPEFDTGVIDLIDTPLPTDLTETPEVADYRARLAAADAFVAITSEYNHGYPAALKTAFDTAKHEWRAKPIGFVAYGGLSGGLRAVEQLRQVVAEIHMVSIRETVSFHQAKRQFDARGETSDGAAIDASARMLRQLAWWARTLREARVKDPYPG; this comes from the coding sequence GTGGATACTCCGCTGCGGCTAGAGGTGATCGTGGCCAGCGTCCGGCCCGAGCGTTTCGCTCCGGTCGTCGCCGAATGGTTCCTGCGCACGGTGCGGCAGCGGCCCGAATTCGATACGGGCGTCATCGATCTGATCGATACGCCGCTGCCCACCGACCTCACCGAAACACCCGAGGTCGCGGACTATCGGGCGCGGTTGGCCGCCGCCGACGCCTTCGTGGCGATCACCTCGGAGTACAACCACGGGTATCCGGCGGCATTGAAGACCGCGTTCGACACCGCGAAACACGAATGGCGGGCCAAGCCGATCGGATTCGTGGCGTACGGCGGGCTCTCCGGTGGTCTGCGCGCCGTCGAACAGCTGCGTCAGGTGGTCGCCGAAATACATATGGTCTCGATCCGCGAGACCGTCAGCTTCCATCAGGCCAAGCGGCAATTCGACGCTCGCGGCGAGACCTCGGACGGCGCCGCGATCGATGCATCGGCCCGCATGCTGCGTCAATTGGCTTGGTGGGCACGCACTTTGCGCGAGGCCCGGGTGAAAGATCCTTACCCGGGCTGA
- the eccE gene encoding type VII secretion protein EccE gives MAEPVGAGPRPLLGRISLPNLLVAQVIGLVAGAGALIGGLGPLPALAIGIVAALLPLIPIAKRTVLDWIGTAWRYVTRGDYELGDTVDFRGADGRSLGLYWDGSRVVTVVEVLAPKGGLTRIGRTTVHASHLLPLPELAKCLNQHDILLSGIDIISHGHRSRSGTPAGPIYESLLGPLPATAHRTVWLAISFDALVCPEAAARRGGGDEGASRAVTIATQRIVRALEDADCYARVLTAPEIRKAVLQITGGYDPRALTHRWRYAEIGNSVNIGSAVDPKRLGSDLLAQLWVAPSRGTSVAVRLRPGSSAETVCIGAAWRLTARELPERGKLKGMVSMNGRHRDGLLAHLPIAVPDLDGTVPTIEYPIEVVGALHLPSSGCGQLIGSDDEGNGVAVRIVGTGISTVYVAGELYLAQQLVFRALAVGERILIRTDRAHAWENLVTTIGNPERLTIAVETHQSDAGFTATVVDGVLAPAPHAGVTTIYVTGDPMGWPATRPDLSVHQPGAIGNHVVLRTGTAQVDLTLVSIPREATYIGQPRGRRQLAGSPN, from the coding sequence ATGGCCGAACCTGTCGGGGCGGGACCTCGACCGCTCCTCGGGCGCATCTCGCTGCCGAATCTGCTGGTGGCGCAGGTGATCGGGCTCGTGGCCGGTGCGGGCGCATTGATCGGGGGGCTCGGCCCGCTGCCCGCGCTCGCCATCGGAATCGTCGCGGCGCTGCTGCCGCTGATCCCCATCGCCAAGCGCACCGTGCTCGATTGGATCGGCACCGCGTGGCGCTATGTGACAAGGGGCGATTACGAGCTCGGCGACACCGTCGACTTCCGCGGCGCCGACGGCCGTTCGCTCGGGTTGTACTGGGACGGCAGCCGGGTGGTGACCGTTGTCGAGGTGCTCGCGCCGAAGGGCGGGCTCACCAGAATCGGCCGGACGACCGTGCACGCCTCACATCTGCTTCCGCTGCCGGAACTGGCGAAATGCCTGAACCAGCACGACATTCTGCTCAGCGGCATCGACATCATCAGCCACGGCCACCGCAGCCGCTCCGGCACTCCGGCCGGACCGATCTACGAATCGCTGCTCGGCCCGTTGCCCGCCACCGCGCATCGCACGGTGTGGCTGGCCATCAGCTTCGATGCGCTGGTCTGTCCGGAGGCCGCGGCCCGGCGCGGCGGCGGCGACGAGGGCGCGTCGCGCGCGGTGACCATCGCGACGCAGCGGATCGTTCGCGCGCTGGAGGACGCCGACTGCTATGCCCGCGTGCTCACCGCGCCGGAAATTCGCAAGGCGGTCCTGCAGATCACCGGCGGCTACGATCCGCGGGCGCTCACGCATCGCTGGCGCTATGCCGAGATCGGCAACAGCGTCAATATCGGCAGCGCCGTCGATCCCAAGCGACTCGGCTCGGATCTGCTTGCGCAGCTGTGGGTTGCGCCGTCGCGCGGCACCTCGGTCGCGGTCCGGCTGCGGCCGGGCAGTTCCGCGGAGACGGTGTGCATCGGCGCGGCCTGGCGGCTCACCGCACGGGAGCTGCCGGAACGCGGCAAGCTCAAGGGCATGGTGTCGATGAACGGACGTCACCGCGACGGGCTGCTGGCCCACCTGCCGATCGCGGTGCCCGATCTGGACGGCACCGTGCCGACCATCGAATACCCGATCGAGGTAGTCGGCGCGCTGCACCTGCCGTCCTCCGGCTGCGGCCAGCTGATCGGCTCGGACGACGAGGGCAACGGCGTCGCGGTGCGCATCGTCGGCACCGGTATCTCCACCGTGTACGTGGCGGGTGAGCTGTACCTGGCGCAGCAGCTGGTGTTCCGCGCGCTCGCGGTCGGCGAGCGCATCCTCATCCGTACCGACCGGGCGCATGCCTGGGAAAATCTGGTCACCACCATCGGCAATCCGGAGCGGCTGACCATCGCGGTCGAAACCCACCAGTCCGATGCGGGATTCACGGCCACGGTGGTGGACGGTGTGCTCGCGCCCGCGCCGCACGCCGGTGTCACCACCATCTACGTCACCGGTGATCCGATGGGCTGGCCCGCGACCCGGCCGGATCTGTCGGTCCATCAGCCGGGCGCGATCGGCAATCATGTCGTATTGCGAACGGGCACAGCGCAAGTGGATCTGACCCTGGTATCCATTCCGCGCGAGGCCACCTATATCGGCCAGCCGCGCGGGCGCAGGCAGCTGGCGGGCAGCCCGAACTGA